One window from the genome of Amaranthus tricolor cultivar Red isolate AtriRed21 chromosome 9, ASM2621246v1, whole genome shotgun sequence encodes:
- the LOC130823627 gene encoding pentatricopeptide repeat-containing protein At5g57250, mitochondrial-like: MAKRAYQCYYKILQAFIREFSSEKLQPVFATFIKRYGLVKPTLGKMLVHYLCMENNIGSALRLINELNKSNLKLNFLVDVFGMLTAQGRPLDAYRLVMGAQYDLPSMDVVDYSILVDGLCKEGYIDKALELCTFARKKGIQLTVVTYNSLFNGLCRQNCLVQAFRLFDSLERNKIIPSDITYGTLIDALVREGFLLDARQLFERMIIKDIKPNTHIYNSLIDGYCKLGNVKEALKLLYDLENHSLKPEKFTISAMIYGFALEGNLEGALQFFVNMKGNGFSPDFLGFLYLVRGLCAKGRMEEARSVIREMLEDESVLQLLNRVNDEIEIDSIESFIVQLCEQGNIQGALVILNEIGSMYFPYKRIPTSSAQINMVSCEGNVHTLSHNALPSIREMDFDALYSQMNSLCSLGDLQGATALAKAMISGIEKI; encoded by the coding sequence ATGGCAAAAAGGGCCTATCAGtgttattacaaaattctcCAAGCATTTATACGAGAATTTAGCAGTGAGAAACTTCAGCCTGTCTTTGCTACATTTATAAAGAGATACGGATTAGTTAAACCAACGTTGGGGAAGATGTTGGTGCATTACTTGTGTATGGAGAATAATATAGGCAGCGCCCTTAGGCTCATTAATGAGTTGAATAAGAGCAATTTGAAGTTAAATTTTTTAGTGGATGTTTTCGGGATGCTTACAGCACAAGGTAGACCTTTGGATGCATATAGACTTGTCATGGGTGCCCAATATGATCTACCTAGTATGGATGTGGTTGATTACTCAATCCTCGTTGATGGGCTCTGCAAAGAAGGGTACATTGATAAGGCCTTAGAATTGTGTACTTTTGCCAGAAAGAAAGGAATCCAGCTTACTGTTGTAACTTATAACTCTCTTTTTAATGGGTTATGTCGTCAAAATTGTCTTGTTCAGGCTTTTAGGCTCTTTGATTCATTGGAGAGGAATAAGATAATTCCTTCTGATATTACATACGGGACTCTTATCGATGCTCTGGTTAGAGAAGGCTTTTTGTTGGATGCTCGGCAATTATTTGAGAGAATGATCATCAAGGATATAAAACCAAATACCCATATTTATAATTCTCTGATTGATGGATACTGTAAATTGGGAAACGTGAAAGAAGCATTGAAACTTCTCTATGATTTGGAGAATCACTCTCTTAAACCAGAGAAATTCACTATAAGTGCTATGATTTATGGTTTTGCCTTAGAAGGAAATTTGGAGGGTGCActtcaattttttgttaatatgaAAGGGAATGGATTTTCACCAGATTTTTTGGGCTTTCTATATTTAGTAAGGGGTTTATGCGCAAAGGGTAGAATGGAAGAGGCAAGGAGTGTCATAAGAGAAATGCTTGAAGATGAATCTGTTCTACAGTTGTTAAATAGAGTTAATGATGAAATTGAAATCGATTCTATTGAAAGCTTTATTGTTCAATTGTGTGAACAGGGGAATATCCAGGGTGCTCTTGTCATTCTCAACGAAATTGGATCGATGTATTTCCCTTACAAGAGAATTCCAACTTCTAGTGCACAAATAAATATGGTATCTTGTGAGGGAAATGTTCATACCCTTTCTCATAATGCTCTCCCCTCCATCCGTGAAATGGACTTTGATGCTTTATACTCGCAAATGAACTCTCTTTGCTCCTTAGGTGATCTCCAAGGAGCTACGGCACTAGCAAAGGCTATGATCTCTGGTATTGAAAAAATATGA